A genomic segment from Halorubrum depositum encodes:
- a CDS encoding DUF6360 family protein: MILSRKYEYLWFVSVVAALVGVVAVGLWRHPIGWALLSGGVTVLTVAALADAWRLTRSRAARPVGGAAAILFGTAALVVALLLAGEVVVDLPTSVRVVSLTAGVQAFFVAIDVRISGASRSERVAVPFSGHLAVLLGSALVLESGLFAPRAALLAYASGFGALAIHVFWMRQRALGVAPPRPHSHPRYWETALLTAIGGGALAAVVVAFTAEPDPIVSAPWAARPAAVVAGIGLVVGLAAQAPAPRLPELPAALIGVSATAIQHAFATVVAFNTLVLALLLADLRTFLPLLGGYLALLTVGVAFEYVMVLKARQRLRRDRIDLDPLGPDAPVTVVVSAANEGSVLPESLSHNLDALPGLRFLLLPAAKSSDDTVAVALEFREMYPDRVRVMEGVTGSKAGDLNAAWELVETPFALLLDADETVDADFVSRGLARLEANPEVGVVQGRKAAKYPEQSALSRFVSADRQHSTWIEHAFMDEVFGAAHFAGSAAIFRREVPPAVGGWSPYRLTEDIDLTLRLLVETDWRVAYDPEMIAREFNPATVSALIRQRVRWARGWAQVTANHGGSVVRSWRSLGIKRTVGICWLLFASVSAPFYTVFPALLLLSLVGFAGPIPGAVAIGLALLLLPARGIAIGYATTRDPDVELPGGIGRRVRMLGHAYLWIPVGWVIQIHALYLQLAGAPGVWHVTPKRGDSAAIRRPAVRGPRSPAGATTLREGESDEEPWTRARFEVYTDRAGEARFRLRHENGNVLADGGEGYASRRGVRRAITALRELVGPAVYLRCDPAGFEVYRDEGEAWRWRLVGPNGRALAESPTGYSGRSGATKGAERARDGLADDETEPEVTWDGEESYRWRLRAGNGRPVARSARSFGGERAARDSLDRAREYAPGADLLDIGRAAFELYADRAGKHRFRLRHRNGNILLDSGQGYATRRGVRDAVERIRRYAPIAPVELLDGRGPESSDEDGPGTGRGRESDADDPDRVELQFELDGVDLDRLPLHANRVDLTPEQARAVASELVREADRIEGEGDG, encoded by the coding sequence ATGATACTTTCTCGGAAATATGAATATCTCTGGTTCGTTTCGGTGGTAGCCGCGCTCGTCGGGGTCGTCGCTGTGGGGCTCTGGCGACATCCGATCGGCTGGGCGCTCCTCTCGGGCGGCGTGACCGTGCTGACCGTCGCCGCGCTCGCGGACGCGTGGCGGTTGACGCGCTCCCGCGCCGCCCGCCCCGTCGGCGGCGCAGCGGCGATCCTGTTCGGAACCGCCGCGCTCGTCGTCGCGCTTCTGTTGGCCGGCGAGGTCGTCGTCGACCTCCCGACGTCGGTTCGCGTCGTCTCGCTGACGGCCGGCGTACAGGCGTTCTTCGTCGCGATCGACGTTCGTATATCGGGGGCCTCCCGTAGCGAACGGGTCGCCGTCCCGTTCAGCGGCCACCTCGCGGTGTTGCTCGGGTCGGCGCTGGTGTTGGAGTCCGGACTTTTCGCTCCGCGGGCGGCGCTGCTGGCGTACGCCAGCGGTTTCGGTGCGCTGGCGATACACGTGTTCTGGATGCGCCAACGGGCGCTCGGCGTGGCCCCGCCGCGGCCACACAGCCATCCGCGATACTGGGAGACCGCGCTACTAACGGCGATCGGCGGCGGCGCGCTCGCGGCGGTGGTCGTCGCGTTTACCGCGGAACCCGACCCGATAGTGTCCGCGCCGTGGGCGGCGCGTCCGGCGGCGGTCGTCGCCGGCATCGGGCTCGTGGTCGGGCTCGCGGCGCAGGCGCCCGCGCCCCGCCTCCCCGAACTGCCGGCGGCGCTGATCGGCGTGAGCGCGACCGCGATCCAACACGCGTTCGCAACGGTCGTGGCGTTTAACACGTTGGTCCTCGCGCTGCTTCTGGCCGACCTCCGAACGTTTCTGCCGCTTCTCGGCGGGTACCTCGCGCTGCTGACCGTCGGCGTCGCCTTCGAGTACGTGATGGTCCTCAAGGCCCGACAGCGGCTCCGTCGCGACCGGATCGACCTGGATCCGCTCGGCCCGGACGCCCCCGTAACCGTCGTGGTGTCCGCGGCCAACGAGGGGTCGGTGTTGCCCGAGAGCCTCTCGCATAATCTGGATGCCCTCCCAGGGCTCCGGTTTCTGCTGTTGCCGGCGGCGAAGTCGTCAGACGACACCGTGGCGGTCGCCCTCGAGTTCCGAGAGATGTACCCCGATCGGGTCCGAGTGATGGAGGGCGTCACGGGCTCGAAGGCGGGCGACCTCAACGCCGCGTGGGAGCTCGTCGAGACGCCGTTCGCCCTGCTGCTCGACGCAGACGAGACCGTCGACGCCGACTTCGTCTCCCGGGGGCTGGCGCGGCTGGAGGCGAACCCGGAGGTCGGCGTGGTTCAGGGCCGGAAGGCCGCGAAATACCCGGAACAGAGCGCGCTGTCGCGATTCGTCAGCGCGGACCGGCAACACAGCACGTGGATCGAACACGCCTTCATGGACGAGGTGTTCGGCGCCGCCCACTTCGCCGGATCGGCCGCGATCTTCAGGCGCGAGGTGCCGCCGGCGGTCGGCGGCTGGTCGCCGTACCGACTCACGGAGGACATCGACCTGACGCTCCGGCTGCTCGTCGAGACCGACTGGCGGGTGGCCTACGATCCGGAGATGATCGCACGCGAGTTCAACCCGGCCACCGTCTCCGCGCTGATCCGCCAGCGCGTTCGCTGGGCGCGGGGGTGGGCGCAGGTGACGGCGAACCACGGTGGCAGCGTGGTGCGGTCGTGGCGCTCGCTCGGGATCAAGCGCACGGTCGGCATCTGCTGGCTGCTGTTCGCCTCGGTCAGCGCGCCCTTCTACACGGTGTTCCCGGCGCTGTTGCTCCTGTCGCTCGTCGGCTTCGCGGGGCCGATACCGGGCGCGGTGGCGATCGGGCTGGCGTTGCTGCTGTTACCCGCACGGGGGATCGCCATCGGCTACGCGACGACGCGGGACCCCGACGTCGAACTCCCCGGGGGGATCGGCCGGCGGGTGCGGATGCTCGGTCACGCGTACCTCTGGATCCCGGTCGGCTGGGTGATCCAGATACACGCGCTGTACCTCCAACTCGCCGGTGCCCCGGGAGTCTGGCACGTGACGCCGAAGCGAGGCGACAGCGCGGCGATACGGCGACCGGCGGTGCGTGGCCCCCGATCGCCGGCGGGCGCGACCACCCTGCGTGAGGGCGAGTCCGACGAGGAGCCGTGGACCCGGGCTCGGTTCGAGGTGTACACCGACCGGGCGGGCGAGGCTCGCTTCCGGCTCCGACACGAGAACGGCAACGTCCTCGCCGACGGCGGGGAGGGATACGCCTCCCGCCGGGGCGTCCGGCGGGCGATAACCGCGCTCCGGGAGCTGGTCGGCCCCGCGGTGTACCTCCGGTGTGACCCGGCCGGTTTCGAGGTGTACCGCGACGAGGGAGAGGCCTGGCGGTGGCGGCTAGTGGGACCGAACGGCCGTGCGCTCGCCGAGTCGCCGACGGGGTACTCCGGCCGTTCGGGGGCGACGAAGGGGGCCGAGCGCGCGCGAGACGGCCTCGCAGACGACGAAACGGAACCGGAGGTGACGTGGGACGGCGAGGAATCGTACCGGTGGCGGCTCCGCGCGGGAAACGGTCGCCCCGTCGCGCGGAGCGCTCGGTCGTTCGGCGGGGAGCGAGCGGCCCGCGACTCGCTCGACCGCGCTCGGGAGTACGCCCCGGGCGCCGACCTCCTCGACATCGGCCGCGCGGCGTTCGAGCTGTACGCGGACCGAGCCGGGAAACACCGGTTCCGGCTTCGACACCGCAACGGCAACATCCTGCTCGATTCCGGCCAGGGGTACGCGACGCGGCGTGGAGTCCGCGACGCCGTCGAGCGGATCCGACGCTACGCCCCGATCGCACCCGTCGAGCTGCTCGACGGACGGGGACCGGAATCGAGCGACGAGGACGGACCGGGGACCGGACGCGGACGGGAGAGCGACGCGGACGACCCCGACCGCGTCGAGCTGCAGTTCGAGCTGGACGGCGTCGACCTCGACCGGCTCCCGCTCCACGCCAACCGCGTGGACCTCACGCCGGAACAGGCCCGCGCGGTCGCAAGCGAACTGGTCCGTGAGGCCGACCGGATCGAGGGCGAGGGCGACGGCTGA
- a CDS encoding ABC transporter permease — translation MSAADRARDALSRLVDASATERILISTAALVLSVLIGAVLVLVAGRMTTCTAGEAVYYFGTGFCYDPVVVFDRLFLGALGDPFSGSWSPNGQFAVTLRESTLLLFTGLSVALAFRAGIFNIGTQGQMVVGALATALGVLWASSLVSGVVGTVVLIPFGLLVGAVGGGLYGAVPGLLKAYADANEVITTIMLNFIATGVALYLVSGIFKDPDSAANQTVPLPDFAQFPALFFGGRQDFSIVALLFGLLAVGALYYVLEHTAFGYDVRTSGVQPEAAEYGGVDAKRTVVASLTLSGALGGIAGAMYVMMVLGTFQTGIPAYGFDGITVSILAGNNPLGVGIAALLFGVLKSGTTVVQFATDVPPQLVGVLRGLIILFVAMPEFFRLMARGLPGAGTERKEVATDGGTAADRGGETDE, via the coding sequence GTGAGCGCCGCCGACCGCGCGCGGGACGCGCTCTCCCGGCTCGTCGACGCCTCCGCGACCGAGCGGATCCTGATCAGCACGGCGGCGCTCGTCCTCTCCGTGCTCATCGGTGCGGTTCTGGTGCTCGTGGCCGGGCGGATGACGACGTGTACCGCCGGCGAGGCGGTGTACTACTTCGGCACCGGCTTCTGTTACGACCCAGTCGTCGTCTTCGACCGGCTCTTCCTCGGGGCGCTCGGCGACCCGTTCAGCGGCAGTTGGTCGCCGAACGGCCAGTTCGCGGTCACGCTCCGGGAGTCGACGCTGCTGCTGTTCACCGGGCTCTCGGTCGCGCTGGCGTTCCGCGCCGGGATCTTCAACATCGGGACGCAGGGGCAGATGGTCGTCGGCGCGCTGGCGACCGCGCTCGGCGTCCTCTGGGCGTCGTCGCTCGTGTCGGGCGTCGTCGGGACCGTCGTGCTGATCCCGTTCGGGCTCCTCGTCGGCGCGGTAGGCGGCGGGCTGTACGGCGCGGTGCCGGGCCTGCTGAAGGCGTACGCAGACGCCAACGAGGTGATCACGACGATCATGCTCAACTTCATCGCCACCGGCGTCGCGCTGTACCTGGTCAGCGGGATCTTCAAGGACCCCGACAGCGCCGCCAACCAGACCGTGCCGCTCCCCGACTTCGCGCAGTTCCCGGCGCTGTTCTTCGGCGGCCGGCAGGACTTCTCGATCGTCGCGCTCCTGTTCGGGCTCCTCGCGGTCGGCGCGCTGTACTACGTCCTCGAGCACACCGCCTTCGGGTACGACGTCCGGACGAGCGGCGTCCAGCCCGAGGCGGCCGAGTACGGCGGCGTCGACGCCAAGCGCACCGTCGTCGCGAGCCTGACGCTCTCGGGCGCGCTCGGCGGTATCGCCGGCGCGATGTACGTGATGATGGTGCTCGGGACGTTCCAGACGGGGATCCCCGCCTACGGCTTCGACGGGATCACCGTCTCGATCCTCGCCGGCAACAACCCGCTCGGCGTCGGAATCGCCGCCCTCCTGTTCGGCGTTCTGAAGAGCGGGACCACGGTCGTCCAGTTCGCGACCGACGTCCCGCCCCAGCTCGTCGGCGTCCTCCGCGGGCTCATCATCCTGTTCGTGGCGATGCCGGAGTTCTTCCGCCTGATGGCCCGCGGGCTGCCGGGCGCCGGAACGGAACGGAAGGAGGTCGCGACCGACGGCGGGACCGCTGCCGATCGCGGAGGTGAGACCGATGAGTGA
- a CDS encoding ABC transporter permease, with protein MSDAAADGTGGADASAERAEGEGFLERYTTRALVAGATVAAVVALLLAGLLFPDSLAGTLADALTSRNTLAATLRLSVPIAFAALGGIFAEKSGVINIGLEGLLIISAFSAIYVADLTGGVWVGFAGGVVASTLLAALFAVVTIGFRADQIIAGLAVWLIALGLAPFASQVIYGSPNTPTVATSPSINVPVLADLPFFGALFSASPSVYLLFAAVFGSWYVFERTAFGRWIRASGENPKALDTAGVSVTRVRYAAVLISGVLAGMGGAALSLDLGQFTGNGPTMVNGKGFIAIVAYLFGNYNPVGAFLSTMLFAGLDAVQTVLQLQGIGIPRQLIRITPFVVVILVLALVGRTRLPEAAGEHYETEE; from the coding sequence ATGAGTGACGCGGCCGCGGACGGCACCGGCGGCGCCGACGCCTCGGCCGAGCGCGCCGAGGGAGAGGGATTCCTCGAGCGCTACACGACCCGCGCGCTCGTCGCCGGCGCGACGGTCGCCGCCGTCGTCGCGCTGCTCCTCGCCGGGCTGCTGTTCCCGGACTCGCTCGCCGGGACGCTCGCGGACGCGCTCACGAGCCGGAACACGCTCGCGGCGACGCTGCGCCTCTCCGTCCCGATCGCGTTCGCCGCCCTCGGCGGGATCTTCGCCGAGAAGTCGGGCGTGATAAACATCGGCCTGGAGGGGCTCCTGATCATCTCCGCGTTCAGCGCCATCTACGTCGCCGACCTCACCGGCGGGGTGTGGGTCGGCTTCGCCGGCGGCGTCGTCGCGAGCACGCTGCTCGCGGCGCTGTTCGCCGTCGTGACGATCGGGTTCCGCGCGGACCAGATCATCGCCGGGCTCGCGGTGTGGCTCATCGCGCTCGGGCTCGCGCCGTTCGCCTCACAGGTGATCTACGGCAGCCCGAACACGCCGACCGTCGCGACGTCGCCGTCGATCAACGTACCGGTGCTCGCCGACCTCCCGTTCTTCGGCGCGCTCTTCTCCGCGTCGCCGTCGGTGTACCTGCTGTTCGCCGCCGTCTTCGGCTCGTGGTACGTCTTCGAGCGGACGGCGTTCGGCCGGTGGATCCGCGCCAGCGGCGAGAACCCAAAGGCGCTCGACACCGCCGGCGTGAGCGTCACTCGGGTCCGGTACGCGGCGGTGCTGATCTCGGGCGTGCTCGCGGGGATGGGCGGCGCGGCGCTGTCGCTCGACCTCGGCCAGTTCACCGGCAACGGCCCGACGATGGTCAACGGGAAGGGGTTCATCGCCATCGTGGCGTACCTGTTCGGCAACTACAACCCGGTCGGGGCGTTCCTCTCGACGATGCTGTTCGCGGGGCTGGACGCGGTCCAGACCGTGCTCCAGCTCCAGGGGATCGGGATCCCCCGTCAGCTCATCCGGATCACGCCGTTCGTGGTGGTCATCCTCGTCCTCGCGCTGGTGGGCCGGACGCGGCTTCCGGAGGCGGCCGGGGAGCACTACGAGACCGAGGAGTGA
- a CDS encoding winged helix-turn-helix domain-containing protein, giving the protein MKAALRYVLTGTRGGPNRVRILRALDDRPRNANRLAEHLDLDYTTVRHHLDVLRDHGVVERTGDGYGTVYYPTDGTRRHWDLVEEIAEGLAL; this is encoded by the coding sequence ATGAAGGCCGCCCTCAGGTACGTTCTCACCGGCACCCGCGGCGGCCCGAACAGGGTCCGGATCCTCAGGGCGCTCGACGACCGCCCGCGGAACGCGAACCGGCTGGCCGAGCACCTCGACCTGGACTACACGACGGTGCGCCACCACCTCGACGTGCTCCGCGACCACGGCGTCGTCGAGCGCACCGGAGACGGCTACGGCACGGTGTACTACCCGACGGACGGGACGCGGCGCCACTGGGACCTCGTCGAGGAGATCGCCGAGGGGCTGGCGCTGTGA
- a CDS encoding geranylgeranyl reductase family protein, which translates to MSIDEYDVVVAGAGTAGCYAAATIANEGLDVVIVERKDETEAGHIACGDALKGADAFPEAIPKERLEPAFTNTGVDHGRFEIPQEDTVLEIPVPGELAVIDRWEYGRRIIAGAEDAGVDFHYDTVINDVIQTDGGRVTGLRAKRKGDQVTYESDLVIDGAGALSLLQDKADFEGTTFDTNVRYSQFCSAYREIVEVPEPVEWDDALVFKATDRAAGYLWYFPRTSTEINAGLGFQMNEEPMQLVEALKRDLRNRPEFEGAEVRDKLGAALPTRRPYDSAVAPGYMAVGDAAGHVNPTTGGGIAGAAYAGKYAGEQAVKAVSDGDVSEENLWRYNTRVMDHFGGRYAGLDVYNVLSTAVDVDDLMGLLAALPGEKLAEALYEGSTSMSFGLKLKAAVKSFGYWGTIRNFYQTKSLADELLTHYESYPTSPAAMANWTGERDAIMDRIYETTGADAKY; encoded by the coding sequence ATGAGCATCGACGAGTACGACGTCGTCGTGGCCGGCGCCGGGACCGCCGGCTGTTACGCCGCCGCGACGATCGCGAACGAGGGGCTCGACGTCGTCATCGTCGAGCGGAAAGACGAGACGGAGGCGGGCCACATCGCCTGCGGCGACGCGCTGAAGGGCGCCGACGCATTCCCGGAAGCCATCCCGAAGGAGCGGCTCGAGCCGGCGTTCACGAACACCGGCGTCGACCACGGCCGGTTCGAGATCCCGCAGGAGGACACGGTCCTCGAGATCCCCGTCCCGGGGGAGCTCGCGGTCATCGACCGCTGGGAGTACGGCCGCCGGATCATCGCGGGCGCCGAGGACGCCGGCGTCGACTTCCACTACGACACCGTCATCAACGACGTGATCCAGACCGACGGCGGGCGGGTCACGGGCCTGCGCGCGAAGCGGAAGGGCGACCAGGTCACCTACGAGTCCGACCTCGTCATCGACGGCGCCGGGGCGCTCTCGCTGCTGCAGGACAAGGCGGACTTCGAGGGGACGACGTTCGACACCAACGTGCGCTACTCTCAGTTCTGCTCGGCGTACCGCGAGATCGTCGAGGTCCCGGAGCCGGTCGAGTGGGACGACGCCCTGGTGTTCAAGGCGACCGACCGCGCCGCCGGCTACCTCTGGTACTTCCCGCGGACGAGCACCGAGATCAACGCGGGGCTCGGCTTCCAGATGAACGAGGAGCCGATGCAGCTCGTCGAGGCGCTGAAACGCGATCTGCGGAACCGCCCCGAGTTCGAGGGCGCCGAGGTCCGCGACAAGCTCGGCGCCGCGCTCCCCACCCGCCGGCCGTACGACTCGGCGGTCGCGCCGGGGTACATGGCGGTCGGCGACGCGGCGGGCCACGTCAACCCGACGACCGGCGGCGGCATCGCCGGGGCCGCGTACGCCGGCAAGTACGCGGGCGAGCAGGCGGTGAAGGCGGTCTCCGACGGCGACGTGAGCGAGGAGAACCTCTGGCGGTACAACACCCGCGTGATGGACCACTTCGGCGGGCGCTACGCCGGCCTCGACGTGTACAACGTGCTCTCGACCGCGGTCGACGTGGACGACCTGATGGGGCTGCTCGCCGCGCTTCCCGGCGAGAAGCTCGCGGAGGCCCTGTACGAGGGGTCGACGTCGATGTCGTTCGGGCTGAAGCTGAAGGCGGCGGTCAAGAGCTTCGGCTACTGGGGGACGATCCGCAACTTCTACCAGACGAAGTCGCTCGCCGACGAGCTGCTCACGCACTACGAGTCGTACCCGACCAGCCCGGCCGCGATGGCGAACTGGACCGGCGAGCGCGACGCGATCATGGACCGGATCTACGAGACGACGGGCGCCGACGCGAAGTACTGA
- a CDS encoding ABC transporter ATP-binding protein: protein MATAVHLDGITKRFPGVVANDDVDLEVERGTVHALLGENGAGKTTLMNVLYGLYEPTSGEVRLDGEPHAFDSPRDAIDAGIGMIHQHFMLVDPMTVTENITLGNEPRKWGGLAVDRAGSREAVVDLADRYGFDVDPDARIEDVSVGEQQRVEILKALYRGADTLILDEPTAVLTPQEVDELFDVLDELTAQGKTIIFITHKLGEAMRAADEISVLRDGKKVGTVDAETTSQEELAELMVGREVLLDVDHGTAETGDVVASASDVVVEDDRGVRAVDGVSFEVRAGEVFGIAGVDGNGQSELVEAVTGLRTPDAGEIRFRGEDVTTASRRRRIEAGMAYIPEDRQDRGLVMEFDLVENGLLGSQHGDDLAANGRIDWSKTRGHAEAIIDEYDVRPPDADADAESLSGGNQQKFIVGREFERDPELVVASHPTRGVDVGSIEFIHERLLELRRQGVAILLVSSKLEEVQGLSDRLAVAYEGEFVDVVDPDETTEEELGLLMAGERPGDDDGGGGGPAASESGDADETGRDEPADPTGPTDAADGERA from the coding sequence ATGGCCACAGCCGTCCACCTCGACGGGATCACGAAGCGGTTTCCCGGGGTCGTGGCGAACGACGACGTCGACCTCGAAGTCGAGCGCGGCACCGTCCACGCCCTCCTCGGCGAGAACGGGGCCGGCAAGACGACGCTGATGAACGTGCTCTACGGCCTCTACGAACCGACGTCGGGGGAGGTTCGGCTCGACGGGGAGCCGCACGCGTTCGACTCGCCGCGAGACGCGATCGACGCCGGGATCGGGATGATCCACCAGCACTTCATGCTCGTGGACCCGATGACCGTCACCGAGAACATCACCCTCGGCAACGAGCCGCGGAAGTGGGGCGGGCTCGCCGTCGACCGGGCGGGGTCGCGGGAGGCCGTCGTCGACCTCGCGGACCGCTACGGGTTCGACGTCGACCCGGACGCGCGTATCGAGGACGTCTCCGTCGGCGAGCAACAGCGCGTCGAGATCCTGAAGGCGCTGTACCGCGGCGCCGACACGCTGATCTTAGACGAGCCGACCGCCGTGCTGACGCCCCAGGAGGTCGACGAGCTGTTCGACGTGCTCGACGAGCTCACCGCCCAGGGGAAGACGATCATCTTCATCACCCACAAGCTCGGCGAGGCGATGCGCGCGGCCGACGAGATCTCCGTCCTCCGGGACGGGAAGAAGGTGGGGACCGTCGACGCGGAGACGACCAGCCAGGAGGAGCTCGCGGAGCTGATGGTGGGCCGCGAGGTCCTCTTAGACGTCGACCACGGGACCGCGGAGACGGGCGATGTCGTCGCCTCGGCCTCGGACGTCGTCGTCGAGGACGACCGCGGAGTCCGGGCGGTCGACGGCGTCTCCTTCGAGGTCCGGGCCGGCGAGGTGTTCGGGATCGCGGGCGTGGACGGCAACGGCCAGTCCGAGCTCGTTGAGGCGGTGACCGGTCTCCGGACCCCCGACGCGGGCGAGATCCGGTTCCGCGGCGAGGACGTCACGACCGCCTCGCGGCGCCGGCGGATCGAGGCCGGGATGGCGTACATTCCCGAGGACCGCCAGGACCGCGGCCTGGTGATGGAGTTCGACCTCGTCGAGAACGGCCTCCTCGGCAGCCAACACGGCGACGACCTCGCCGCCAACGGCCGGATCGACTGGTCGAAGACGCGGGGACACGCCGAGGCGATCATCGACGAGTACGACGTCAGACCCCCGGACGCCGACGCCGACGCGGAGTCGCTCTCCGGCGGCAACCAGCAGAAGTTCATCGTCGGCCGCGAGTTCGAGCGCGACCCCGAGCTGGTCGTCGCCTCGCACCCGACCCGGGGCGTCGACGTCGGCTCGATCGAGTTCATCCACGAGCGACTCTTAGAGCTCCGTCGCCAAGGCGTGGCGATCCTCCTCGTCTCCTCGAAGCTGGAGGAGGTACAGGGGCTCTCGGACCGCCTCGCTGTCGCCTACGAGGGCGAGTTCGTCGACGTGGTCGACCCGGACGAGACGACCGAGGAGGAGCTCGGCCTGCTGATGGCCGGCGAGCGCCCGGGAGACGACGACGGGGGCGGAGGGGGACCGGCGGCGTCGGAGAGCGGAGACGCAGACGAGACGGGACGGGACGAACCGGCGGATCCCACGGGCCCCACGGACGCCGCGGACGGTGAGCGCGCGTGA
- a CDS encoding amidohydrolase, producing the protein MSALESDAYREFRRDLHRHPEPAWREFYTTARIVEELRKRDLTALHVGRDALATDDRMNVPDDAELAEWEQRARDAGADPEVVDELSGGYTGCVAVVERGDGPVIGLRVDIDALPIRESEDGDHAPVTEGFRSEHEGFMHACGHDAHATMGLGTLDAVLDSDFAGTLKVFFQPGEEQVAGGKPMAESGHLDDVDYLYAVHVGLDHPSGEVVCGVDGFLAVRHILAEFTGEPSHAGARPEQGRNAVQAMAAAVQNLYAIPRHADGPTRVNAGLVGGGTATNIVPEESFIEGELRGATTELAAYMSEHADRILESAAAMHDCEVDVATKGEAPSATSDDALAGIVGAVAGDVAGVTNVVDSADLGGSEDATFLMRRVQENGGLACYVGVGTDHPGGHHTSTFDVVEGDIAVGIDVLSGAILRAAESRP; encoded by the coding sequence ATGAGCGCGCTCGAATCCGACGCGTACCGCGAGTTCCGCCGCGACCTCCACCGCCACCCCGAGCCCGCGTGGCGCGAGTTCTACACCACCGCCCGGATCGTCGAGGAGCTCCGGAAACGCGATCTCACCGCGCTCCACGTCGGCCGCGACGCCCTCGCGACCGACGACCGGATGAACGTCCCCGACGACGCAGAGCTCGCCGAGTGGGAGCAGCGGGCCCGCGACGCGGGCGCCGACCCCGAGGTCGTCGACGAGCTCTCCGGCGGCTACACCGGCTGCGTCGCCGTCGTTGAGCGCGGCGACGGTCCCGTGATCGGACTCCGCGTCGACATCGACGCCTTACCGATCCGCGAATCCGAGGACGGCGACCACGCCCCCGTCACCGAGGGGTTCCGTTCGGAACACGAGGGGTTCATGCACGCCTGCGGCCACGACGCCCACGCGACGATGGGGCTCGGGACCCTCGACGCCGTGCTCGACTCCGACTTCGCGGGCACGCTGAAAGTGTTCTTCCAGCCGGGCGAGGAGCAGGTGGCCGGCGGGAAGCCGATGGCCGAGTCCGGCCACCTCGACGACGTCGACTACCTCTACGCGGTCCACGTCGGCCTCGACCACCCCTCCGGCGAGGTCGTCTGCGGGGTCGACGGGTTCCTCGCGGTCCGGCACATCCTGGCGGAGTTCACGGGCGAGCCCTCCCACGCCGGCGCGCGGCCCGAGCAGGGGCGCAACGCGGTGCAGGCGATGGCGGCGGCGGTCCAGAACCTCTACGCGATCCCGCGCCACGCCGACGGCCCGACGCGGGTGAACGCCGGGCTCGTCGGCGGCGGCACGGCGACGAACATCGTCCCCGAGGAGTCGTTCATCGAGGGCGAGCTCCGGGGCGCGACGACGGAGCTGGCCGCGTACATGTCCGAGCACGCCGACCGAATCTTAGAGTCGGCCGCCGCGATGCACGACTGCGAGGTCGACGTGGCGACGAAGGGCGAGGCCCCGAGCGCCACCAGCGACGATGCGCTCGCCGGGATCGTCGGCGCGGTCGCGGGCGACGTCGCGGGCGTCACGAACGTCGTCGACAGCGCCGACCTCGGCGGCTCCGAGGACGCCACGTTCCTGATGCGGCGGGTCCAGGAGAACGGCGGGCTCGCCTGCTACGTAGGCGTCGGCACCGACCACCCGGGCGGCCACCACACGAGCACCTTCGACGTGGTCGAGGGCGACATCGCGGTCGGCATCGACGTGCTCTCTGGCGCGATCCTGCGGGCGGCCGAGAGCCGGCCGTGA